Proteins co-encoded in one Halorussus sp. MSC15.2 genomic window:
- a CDS encoding chemotaxis protein CheW, which produces MSAAESDAGADGESLTVLEFAFGSQRYCMRIERVVEIVRKGSVTPLPNTPPHVEGVMDLRGETTRLVDPTRLLDVDEDGAKEMVLVLESGDEGPVGWLVGDVHRVRRVTTDDLDETVGSGQIKGVFTDGDHVVWIDPDDALSSR; this is translated from the coding sequence ATGAGCGCCGCCGAGTCCGACGCCGGAGCGGACGGGGAGTCGCTCACGGTACTGGAGTTCGCCTTCGGGTCCCAGCGCTACTGTATGCGAATCGAGCGGGTCGTCGAAATCGTCCGAAAAGGGTCGGTCACGCCGCTGCCGAACACCCCGCCGCACGTCGAGGGCGTCATGGACCTGCGCGGCGAAACCACCAGACTCGTCGACCCGACGCGACTGTTGGACGTCGACGAAGACGGGGCGAAGGAGATGGTCTTGGTACTCGAGAGCGGCGACGAGGGGCCGGTCGGATGGCTCGTTGGTGATGTGCACCGCGTGCGGCGTGTGACCACTGACGACCTCGACGAGACAGTCGGAAGCGGTCAGATAAAGGGCGTGTTCACCGACGGTGACCACGTCGTCTGGATAGACCCCGACGACGCGCTCTCGTCGCGGTGA